The DNA segment TCCGGACAAAACGCAATACGATATAAAGATATCTTTATGTGGACATGGCCCGCCGGCTATTTCACCAGACTGACATTGGCCGTACCTTCGGCGCCCATGAAGACGCAGAGGATGCGCACCGGCCGGTCGGTGGCGTTGATGCCGCGGTGGGGAGCATTCATGGCCTCCATCAAGGCCTGGCCCTGGGCATAGGTCCGCCGGCCGTGGGGGCCGTAATCGACGGTCACCTCGCCCTCCAGGATGTAGGCGTACATGGGAGCCGGGTGGAGGTGGAGCGCCGCCTCGGAATGGGGAGCCAGGGTGACGATGGTCGAGGTCACCCGGGCGGCGCCGGAGGCCGGATACCGGATGGTCTCGCCGATGACGGTGGTGGTGGTGGACAGCAACTGGA comes from the Magnetospirillum sp. 15-1 genome and includes:
- a CDS encoding cupin domain-containing protein; translation: MRILFAAAMALLLGAGRPAMAEEAYPSVQLLSTTTTVIGETIRYPASGAARVTSTIVTLAPHSEAALHLHPAPMYAYILEGEVTVDYGPHGRRTYAQGQALMEAMNAPHRGINATDRPVRILCVFMGAEGTANVSLVK